From a region of the Dictyostelium discoideum AX4 chromosome 2 chromosome, whole genome shotgun sequence genome:
- a CDS encoding peptidase S10 family protein, with protein sequence MKVSLSFLLTILIVIITIKVNLSQEIKISPFFANNLKFEPIPDYIEYDSDSDAGEALFLSNYLDDHKTAKQKSCVDIGAPFQSCDKLLEIDSNLRDTEDFFTFTGFITVNETYNSNTFFWFLESQNGDKNSPLVIFLQGGPGGASTFSLFVETGPYELLDNFTLVQREITWNSEFAMLYIDNPVGTGFSFTDSQEGYSNNEDEIATNLYTFLQQFYKLYPEYYTNELYITGESYAGKYIPAFSYHIIQQNQNSNNPNINLKGIAIGDGLCDPITQVTQYANLAFYTGLADLQQQEVMFEYQDKIVEAINQEQWSVANDLFTDLINGPPDYFQNITGESDYYDIRKTVEPTYGGDFTAFLNQSSIRAMIHVGNNYFQNNNDVYIHLEQDIPKSVKQLFPTILDNIKVILYNGQFDFIVGPSLTETMIRTIEWEGIQPFLESPKIIWKIPSDNVDVAGFVRQWNSFTQVVVRQAGHMVPLDQPARAFDMIDRFINNEPFPSG encoded by the exons atgAAGGTTTcactttcttttcttttaacaattttaattgttataattacaattaaagttaatttatctcaagaaattaaaattagtcCATTCTTtgcaaataatttaaaatttgaaccaATCCCTGACTATATTGAATATGATTCAGA tTCAGATGCAGGTGAAGCATTATTCTTATCAAACTATTTAGATGACCACAAAACCGCAAAACAGAAATCTTGTGTTGATATTGGTGCACCTTTTCAATCAtgtgataaattattagagATTGACTCTAACCTCAGAGATACAGAAGATTTCTTTACATTCACTGGTTTCATCACTGTAAATGAAActtataatagtaatacttTCTTTTGGTTTTTAGAATCTCAAAATGGTGATAAAAACTCACCCTTAGTTATCTTTTTACAAGGTG gTCCAGGTGGTGCATCAACTTTTTCACTTTTTGTTGAAACAGGTCCATATGAACTCCTTGATAATTTCACTTTAGTACAAAGAGAAATTACATGGAATTCAGAATTTGCAATGTTATATATTGATAATCCAGTTGGTACTGGTTTTTCATTTACTGACTCTCAAGAGggttattcaaataatgaagatgaaattgCAACAAATTTATACACCTTTTTACAACAATTTTATAAACTTTATCCAGAATATTACACAAATGAATTATATATAACTGGTGAA agTTATGCCGGAAAATACATTCCAGCATTTTCATATCACATTATccaacaaaaccaaaactcaaataatccaaatattaATCTTAAAGGTATTGCAATTGGTGACGGTTTATGTGATCCAATTACCCAAGTAACTCAATATGCAAACCTTGCATTCTATACTGGTTTAGCTGATCTCCAACAACAAGAAGTTATGTTTGAATATCAAGATAAAATTGTTGAAGCAATTAATCAAGAACAATGGTCAGTTGCAAACGATTTATTCactgatttaattaatggtcCACCAGATTATTTCCAA aaTATTACAGGTGAATCAGATTATTATGATATTCGTAAAACTGTTGAACCAACATATGGTGGTGATTTTACagcatttttaaatcaatcttCAATTCGTGCAATGATTCATGTtggtaataattattttcaaaataataatgatgtttACATTCATTTAGAACAAGATATTCCAAAATCAGTTAAACAATTATTCCCAACCATTTTagataatattaaagttATTTTATACAATGGTCAATTTGATTTCATTGTTGGTCCATCTCTCACAGAAACAATGATTCGTACTATTGAATGGGAAGGAATTCAACCATTCTTAGAATCACCAAAAATCATTTGGAAAATTCCATCAGATAATGTTGATGTAGCCGGTTTTGTTAGACAATGGAATAGTTTCACTCAAGTTGTTGTACGTCAAGCAGGTCATATGGTACCTTTGGATCAACCTGCACGTGCTTTTGATATGATAGATAGATTTATTAACAATGAACCTTTTCCATCaggttaa